A stretch of Besnoitia besnoiti strain Bb-Ger1 chromosome III, whole genome shotgun sequence DNA encodes these proteins:
- a CDS encoding hypothetical protein (encoded by transcript BESB_046590): MIHEASHITSGLPGPAQEPAAPTHGRVGTEQATLFLSTSTDAHGSTAAFRRPHGAAFSAGTCPAASPFFPPSSPHEFVPSGAPSPSSAQAPRSRGHSTTAAGACVAPVTDLCIEAVGFERCRGNGEFYVEYSFLLSHTGSVSSPHGTRRAGLHPRHAGDASGSPVCTSGSAGRPASSPGSPRASAWRRCAGGVVQSGGGSASLRASSGRGLTPRFASASLPHSADLFPLVRQELELAVLPPSLDVVFVRSGESGDFVGELEQPGRPRCSDMLDALRFPSHTQLLFPPVARREAQRRPPPAAPAGGRTNDGGNGESGAGQIPTEATWQAASSAEPGEVEGRGTSSCCSGEAAGLTRGGQPCGAAEPTEEESDTAERRPRAEAQTARATGGRVPEVGDPSARAPLSAADASASDEAANPPPIEVRRRFQSFVSLHRYLVSIYPRVPPLPPKLPLLPLLTAHVQSRPPFWTEDPRALASLSRGVGGNGTSSQNDAASPAPRLRSAEAHKSSASYSLSPSASDLPLFSLFPPPVVVTPPRRRLSTSSSRLALQLVQQRQRQLVGYISALLQRTDIMGDPQVLAFFNVLPPESGETPSAARVHATRCRDCALRLSSFHPLRPFLLLQFRGGACRATGGVWATLAGSAADRGEAVSQPRRSVTGDAGGRRRTRRQDRHGAAQVAVLPSSNEAARAVRSPELRFLFLLHRTSSSFFSRIAARLQHRASAAVSPLRLQEEVMAGDAGARPNRRGELEASARLPAGRSSSHPKRIFKSSAAQSFKRSSVVTVTFSSSLFLQAPHALLSLPFTAPGLPTAHVTAPPSGRRALLLGYGGHTEGTSELDTSSEGTSVQSEREDEAPTPAAVSGSTSDRGKNERDAVASSSAGRRVSQAFAGEEAGGASSPIPSGLRSSLGSASSSPSSSPAQIFSFSCPGSAASSACASGAGRLESALGNSTAQASESSSACWSCLRPAQQELLNQFRQFRQECAGYLPRRASSCCFSPLLRLLFIGLSSGTIACGAVFPPALPALCSSSPAARASPRAPSAGRPLSNERISQPTLRWSDAGCRDVANCERHDDDDDVAGAAAALTGLSGPQGRWSGAGGSRSRAARAVSARASFSASSLPLRILPSATFAQTTNDEVGGLEQVQQRYLTSAHRRRPLAFSPDLALLRKDDRVGGLSRMKLLVRLRPARARSDSLPPQSSVGPSGVSNRHCAVHASCGTHRGDVPSERQPAGGPSRSLFGLRGGLVAPPAVHASAPAHGLSARRIPSFQPHRGSVAVLLTLDVPLGRPEETVTLLVSAARDRQLCVHLAATGELLCRQEIATRGAPRVARADELLRLLFFGCDDGSLCVYRLVLLPPSLSRSNALGSPKRPAVREGSSGKSDPLCRVRLVVVSVAGGGSPNPAPEGLASSSCGSGVDGRRGRQMKPGVKVHSGGGSPPAAPDTLHSCSCSPSPRRGSPDQTRTHCRDIEAMCLAPERQLLFTAASEGWVHVWRYHLDSSACPSPRPESPSGTLSTEPVGDNAQTPLSFPPAASRSPSTHAALSRLRQSPASPGHFWRDSVELPERSSVPVLSAESADRPAHALVTGVFPQPNASNGSDGSTDAEVAGAFFQRRSEEASSGGTPPRANREDRFWSLFQESLVRLELLGRLDCIPAKSRVGALAWWVKGSVLAVASTERRRGLLRSGFLSTVDRPGGRNDGMGGMISFVALGADPPRGLRGGTQPRRARSPLSGLWQPPDRDWGHAGWSEDSEHCPVDDSMEVKARRASDARPRLPVSGEKEAPERNVGFYGGMVCVWRAHAEGIVDLWMMEEEDMMMSVDKAGVVKLWLLPPVQ, encoded by the exons ATGATCCACGAAGCTTCTCATATCACCTCCGGGCTGCCAGGCCCTGCACAAGAGCCAGCAGCGCCTACCCACGGCAGAGTGGGCACAGAGCAGGCGACGCTTTTTCTTTCGACTAGCACGGACGCGCACGGCAGCACGGCCGCGTTTCGCCGTCCCCATGGCGCTGCGTTTTCCGCAGGGACGTGccctgctgcttcgcctttctTCCCTCCGTCTTCCCCTCACGAGTTCGtgcccagcggcgcgccctcaccatcttcggcgcaggcgccacgtTCGCGTGGGCACtcgacgacggccgcgggggCGTGTGTTGCACCTGTCACGGATTTGTGTATTGAGGCGGTGGGCTTTgagcgctgccgcggaaACGGCGAGTTTTATGTGGAGTACAGTTTTCTCTTGAGCCACACTGGCagtgtctcttctcctcaTGGCACGCGTCGTGCCGGCCTTCACCCTCGACATGCAGGCGATGCCAGCGGCAGTCCAGTCTGCACCTCAGGGAGCGCGGGCAGacctgcctcgtcgccggggTCGCCACGCGCGAGTGCGTGGAGACGttgcgcgggcggcgtcgttCAGAGCGGAGGGGGATCCGCTTCgttgcgcgcctcctcaggccgcggcctcactccgcgcttcgcgtcaGCGTCGCTCCCTCACTCTGCAGATCTCTTCCCGCTGGTGCGTCAGGAACTCGAGCTCGCTGtccttccgccttctctggACGTGGTGTTTGTCCGCTCCGGCGAAAGCGGGGATTTTGTTGGCGAGCTCGAGCAGCCAGGGAGGCCCCGCTGCTCGGATATGCTTGACGCGCTGCGCTTTCCCAGCCACACGCAGCTCCTCTTCCCGCCagtcgcgcggcgggaggcgcagcggaggccgcctcctgcggcgcctgctggagGACGGACGAACGATGGAGGAAACGGAGAGAGCGGGGCTGGGCAGATCCCGACTGAGGCAACCTGGCAGGCTGCGTCCTCGGCCGAACCGGGAGAAGTTGAGGGACGCGGAACCTCTTCCTGCTGCTCCGGCGAGGCAGCTGGCCTGACGCGTGGTGGGCAGCCTTGCGGCGCAGCTGAACcgacagaagaagagagcgacacAGCAGAGCGACGacctcgcgcggaggcccaGACAGCGCGTGCGACTGGCGGGCGAGTGCCAGAGGTTGGGGACCcatcggcgcgggcgccgctgtcggCTGCCGATGCATCGGCGAGCGATGAAGCAGCGAATCCGCCGCCGATTGAGGTGCGGCGGCGGTTTCAGTCGTTTGTCTCACTCCATAGGTACCTAGTCTCGATCTACCCTCGCGTGCCGCCCCTGCCGCCTAAGCTTCCcctcctgcctcttctcACTGCGCACGTTCAGTCACGCCCACCTTTTTGGACCGAGGATCCGCGGGCactcgcgtcgctctctaGGGGGGTAGGAGGCAACGGCACGTCGTCACAAAATGACGCCGCGTCACCTGCGCCTCGGCTCCGCTCTGCGGAGGCTCACAAGTCGTCGGCTTCTtattctctctcgccttctgcatCGGATCTTCCTCTGTTTTCCCTGTTCCCGCCCCCGGTGGTGGTGACcccccctcggcgccgcctgagcaccagcagcagccgacTGGCGCTCCAGCTCGttcagcagcggcagcgccaaCTCGTGGGCTATATCTccgctctgctgcagcgcaccGACATCATGGGAGATCCTCAAGTGCTTGCGTTCTTCAACGTGCTCCCGCCGGAGTCAGGCGAGACGCCTTCGGCCGCCCGCGTCCATGCGACTCGCTGTCGCGActgcgccctgcgcctcagCTCCTTCCATCCGCTGCGGCCatttctgcttctccagtTCCGCGGGGGGGCCTGCCGGGCGACCGGCGGAGTTTGGGCTACACTCGCTGGATCTGCGGCtgacagaggcgaggcagtgAGTCAGCCTCGCAGGAGCGTCACCGGGGATGCGGGAGgccggaggaggacgcggcgacagGATCGCCATGGTGCCGCGCAAGTTGCCGTTCTACCCAGTTCAAACGAGGCTGCGAGGGCTGTCAGAAGCCCTGagcttcgcttcctctttcttctccatcgcacgtcgtcttccttcttctcccgaATCGCCGCTCGGTTGCAAcaccgcgcctccgcagcggtgTCTCCTTTGAGGCTTCAGGAGGAGGTGATGGCTggggacgccggcgcgcggcccaacaggcgcggagagcttgaagccagcgcgcgcctgcctgcgggGAGAAGCTCGTCTCACCCGAAGCGGATCTTCaagagctccgcggcgcagtctTTCAAGCGGTCTTCAGTGGTGACCGTGACCTTCAGTTCTTCCTTGTTTCTCCAGGCGCCGCATGCCCTTCTGAGTCTTCCCTTCACTGCGCCTGGTTTGCCAACTGCGCACGTCACAGCCCCCCCGAGCGGGCGACGGGCTCTGCTGTTGGGCTACGGAGGCCACACGGAAGGCACCTCGGAGCTGGACACGAGCAGCGAAGGCACAAGCGTgcagagcgagagggaggacgaGGCTCCCACTCCTGCTGCGGTCTCGGGTTCCACAAGTGACCGCGGGAAAAACGAACGcgacgctgtcgcctcttcgtctgcgggcAGGAGGGTGAGCCAGGCTTTtgcgggggaggaggcgggcggggcCAGCTCGCCCATCCCATCAGGCTTGCGGTCGTCCCTGGGTTCTGCTTCAAGCagtccttcttcctcccctgCTCAAATCTTTTCGTTCTCTTGTCCCGGAtccgctgcttcgtctgcctgTGCGTCTGGCGCTGGGCGTCTAGAGTCGGCTCTGGGGAACTCCactgcgcaggcgtctgaGAGTTCCTCGGCTTGCTGGAGTTGCTTGCGGCCTGCACAGCAGGAGCTCCTCAATCAGTTTCGGCAGTTCCGTCAAGAATGCGCAGGCTacctgcctcgccgcgcgtcaagctgctgcttctccccacttctgcgtcttctgtttATTGGGCTTTCCAGCGGCACGATCGCCTGCGGTGCGGTCTTCCCCCCGGCTCTCCCTGCGCTGTGttcttcgtcgcccgcggcgcgtgctTCTCCGCGGGCTCCTTCTGCTGGTCGTCCGCTTTCGAACGAGCGAATTTCTCAGCCAACGCTGCGCTGGTCGGACGCAGGATGCCGCGATGTTGCAAACTGTGAGCgacacgacgacgacgacgacgttgccggggctgcggcagccctGACGGGACTGAGTGGTCCGCAGGGAAGATGGTCAGGTGCGGGCGGATCCCGGTCTCGTGCTGCTCGGGCAGTCTCTGCCCGTGCGTCGTTCTCCGCGTCGAGTCTGCCTCTCAGGATTCTGCCGTCTGCCACGTTTGCTCAGACCACGAATGACGAGGTTGGGGGCCTGGAGCAGGTGCAGCAGCGGTATCTGACGTCGGCGCACCGTCGTCGTCCGTTGGCCTTCTCACCCGACTTGGCTTTGCTCAGAAAAGACGACCGCGTGGGGGGGCTCTCGCGGATGAAGCTGCTTGTGCGACTCCGCCCAGCACGA GCGCGGAGTGACAGCCTGCCTCCTCAGTCCAGCGTTGGTCCGTCTGGAGTCTCGAATCGGCACTGCGCAGTCCACGCATCTTGCGGCACGCATCGCGGCGATGTTCCGTCCGAGAGGCAGCCCGCAGGGGGCCCTTCGCGTTCTCTTTTTGGGCTCCGTGGTGGCCTCGTCGCGCCACCTGCGGTTCatgcttctgcgcctgcacACGGCCTTTCAGCCAGGCGCATCCCGTCGTTCCAGCCACACCGTggcagcgtcgccgtcctcttgACGCTGGATGTCCCGCTCGGGAGGCCGGAGGAGACTGTCACTTTGTTGGTATCGGCCGCGCGCGATCGCCAGCTCTGCGTCCACCTggcggcgacaggcgagTTGCTTTGTCGGCAAGAGATTGCCACGAGGGGGGCTCCCCgcgtggcgcgcgcagacgagctTCTCCGGCTGTTGTTCTTCGGCTGCGATGACGGGAGTCTGTGTGTCTACCGcctcgttcttcttcctccctcacTGTCCCGTTCCAACGCTCTCGGCAGCCCAAAGCGCCCTGCAGTTAGAGAGGGCTCCAGCGGGAAGAGTGACCCGCTctgtcgcgtgcgtctcgtCGTTGTCtcggtcgccggcggaggctctCCGAACCCCGCGCCGGAGGGCCTAGCGTCGTCTAGCTGCGGGAGCGGCGTCGAtggacgccgcgggcggcagatGAAACCAGGCGTAAAAGTACACTCTGGGGGTGGCAGTCCACCTGCTGCTCCTGACACTTTGCACAGTTGCTCGTGCTCTCCATCTCCCCGACGAGGGTCGCCTGATCAAACCCGGACACACTGTCGAGACATAGAGGCGATGTGCCTCGCGCCGGAAAGGCAGCTGCTCTTCACGGCAGCAAGCGAGGGATGGGTTCACGTGTGGAGGTACCACCTCGATTCGTCGGCctgtccttctcctcgtccaGAATCGCCCTCGGGGACTCTGTCGACCGAGCCCGTGGGCGACAACGCCCAGACGCCGCTGTCCtttccgcctgccgcgagtcgctcgccctccacgcatgcggccctttcgcgtctgcgccagtCCCCAGCGTCTCCTGGGCATTTTTGGAGGGACTCGGTCGAACTCCCAGAGCGCTCATCGGTGCCGGTGCTGTCGGCAGAATCTGCAGACAGGCCTGCGCATGCTCTCGTCACGGGGGTCTTCCCCCAGCCCAACGCGTCCAACGGCTCAGACGGTTCGACGGACGCAGAGGTGGCGGGGGCCTTCTTCCAACGCAGAAGCGAGGAGGCATCATCCGGTGGGACGCCGCCACGTGCTAACCGTGAGGACAGATTCTGGAGTCTGTTTCAGGAAAGTCTCGTTCGGCTCGAGCTTCTAGGGCGCCTCGATTGCATACCTGCGAAGAGCCGGGTGGGCGCGCTGGCCTGGTGGGTAAAGGGAAGTGTGCTCGCTGTTGCGAGCACggaaaggaggcgaggccttcttcgctcggGTTTCCTCTCAACTGTGGATCGCCCAGGCGGCAGAAACGATGGGATGGGAGGTATGATTTCGTTTGTCGCGTTGGGAGCGGATCCGCCGCGCGGTCTCAGAGGAGGTACACAGCCCCGGAGAGCGCGTTCGCCGCTATCTGGCTTGTGGCAGCCGCCCGACCGGGACTGGGGACACGCCGGGTGGAGCGAGGATAGCGAACATTGTCCTGTAGATGACTCGATGGAAGTTAAGGCACGGAGAGCATCTGACGCCAGACCGCGGCTTCCCGTGtcgggagagaaggaggcgccagAGCGAAATGTGGGGTTTTACGGGGGGatggtgtgtgtgtggcgagCTCATGCGGAGGGTATCGTCGATTTGTGGATGatggaggaagaagacatgATGATGAGTGTTGACAAGGCGGGCGTCGTCAAGCTCTGGCTTCTACCTCCTGTCCAATGA
- a CDS encoding hypothetical protein (encoded by transcript BESB_046600) produces MAAPAHSSRGEPGRERDSFPLFFSGAHVREALSGGTPGADSLGEPFRGGTGLRAPESGGAGGQAGDNRADAEGRALRRRRTEETPRLEAGWRRQRRVVSLWVARSAAGWRAEGHL; encoded by the coding sequence ATGGCGGCGCCCGCACACTCGAGCCGAGGAGAGCCAGGCCGGGAACGGGATTCGTTCCCTTTGTTCTTCTCCGGAGCCCACGTCCGAGAGGCCCTTTCTGGAGGCACGCCTGGCGCCGACTCTCTGGGCGAGCCCTTCCGCGGCGGGACCGGCCTACGCGCTCCGGAgtctggaggcgcaggggggcAGGCCGGAGACAACCGAGCCGACGCGGAAGGGCGTGCGCTCCGACGCCGGAGGACGGAGGAGACTCCCCGCCTGGAGGCAGGatggaggagacagagacgagtGGTGAGCCTGTGGGTAGCtcggtcggcggcgggctggCGAGCAGAAGGCCATTTGTGA
- a CDS encoding hypothetical protein (encoded by transcript BESB_046610), protein MLHVTLPPRVQRRLPFQAGGRVLGEAEYKNMRARACCRPADFNACLFSARASPFTKRRGTNVAPRRVSAPAALALRDIDCGGEGRGARGDGNEESCSRRVAEACAGDSRTRRRPRGETARVSPLPVESESRAALDEIAMEKARETSHEHLLLSHLSSERTAEQRSSEVAAGPSSPLESPAPLAASAASNSQAPASEPAGASASAPDTAHGEGQASGCAASEPASPPRTESFLRQRRPPSLRLLLLVFCCGSLAAFSSVLGKLALDFHSDAPLVRASLFLTTFLAPSLTPPPAERVSRAFPAPGDSEGSPKAGDLTREDGPFSGAERQTHSVGAEGPAGSAALPEEEAGEGDAFSRARLPSSLLSLLHAVATNCVFGGCGKRDWQAGVKTPLDAAARDTASFSFLRFSFPAGISQFFSAPCEGVLRLPCGLLLLLAALRLGTLLVMVFSNTLLLHCHFLALFESSNAFIPSVLTFVFNFLLSGLFSLLVFREALSVRWLAGALSMLTGVVLLMSGNRENSESALQRRNSQDVIDASEKKDQ, encoded by the exons ATGCTGCAC GTaaccctgccgccgcgggttCAGCGGCGCTTGCCGTTCCAGGCAGGCGGGCGAGTTCTCGGGGAGGCTGAGTACAAGAacatgcgcgcgcgcgcctgctgtcgACCTGCAGATTTTAAcgcgtgtctcttctcgGCAAGAGCTTCGCCTTTCACCAAGAGAAGAGGGACAAAC GTCGCCCcgcggcgtgtctctgctcccgccgcgctcgccctcagGGACAtcgactgcggcggagaaggccgtGGAGCCCGAGGAGACGGAAACGAGGAAAGTTGCAGCCGTCGGGTCGCGGAGGCGTGTGCAGGGGATTCGCGAAcaaggcgcaggccgcgaggggagacggcgcgcgtgtCCCCCCTGCCTGTGGAGAGTGAGAGCCGAGCTGCGCTGGATGAGATCGCCATGGAAAAGGCAAGAGAAACGTCACATGAgcatcttcttctctcgcatTTGTCAAGCGAACGCACTGCCGAGCAGCGCAGTTCCGAGGTAGCTGCTGGACCTTCATCGCCGCTGGAAAGCCCCGCGCCCCtggccgcctctgccgcttcAAACTCCCAGGCACCTGCTTCGGAACCCGCAGGCGcatccgcctccgctccaGACACAGCGCATGGTGAAGGACAAGCTTCAGGCTGTGCTGCCTCAgagcctgcgtctcctccgcggacgGAGTCTTTCCTTCGACAGCGACGACCCCCTTCCCTGCGGCTCCTGTTGCTCGTGTTCTGCTGTGGCAGCCTCGCTGCGTTTTCCTCCGTCCTGGGCAAGCTCGCTCTGGATTTCCACTCTGACGCTCCGCTCGTTCGCGCCTCTCTTTTCCTCACCACTttcctcgcgccttcgctcacgccgccccccgccgagcgggtctcgcgcgcgttccctgcgccaggagacagcgagggcTCCCCAAAGGCCGGAGACCTGACGCGAGAAGACGGTCCCTTCAGCGGCGCCGAACGGCAGACGCACTCTGTTGGAGCGGAGGGCCCTGCAGGTTCCGCTGCGCTgccagaggaggaggccggcgaaggtgacgcgttttctcgcgcgcgccttccttcgtctctcctctctctcctgcacGCGGTTGCCACGAACTGCGTGTTTGGAGGGTGTGGGAAGCGCGACTGGCAGGCAGGGGTCAAGACGCCGCTTGACGCTGCCGCCCGGGACACGGcatctttttcttttttgcgCTTCTCCTTCCCTGCCGGCATTTCGCAGTTTTTCTCGGCGCCCTGCGAAGGCGTTCTGCGGCTGCCTtgcggcctgctgctgcttctcgccgccctgcgcctggGTACGCTTCTGGTCATGGTTTTCTCCAACACACTGCTTCTGCACTGTCACTTTCTGGCGCTGTTTGAGTCGTCCAACGCGTTCATTCCCTCCGTCCTGACCTTCGTGTTCAACTTCCTGCTCTCGGGCCTCTTTtcgctcctcgtcttccgtgAGGCCCTCTCCGTGCGCtggctggcgggcgcgctATCCATGCTTACTGGCGTCGTTCTCTTGATGAGTGGAAACCGTGAGAACAGCGAATCCGCGCTCCAGAGACGAAACTCTCAAGACGTGATTGACGCGTCCGAAAAGAAAGATCAGTGA
- a CDS encoding tetratricopeptide repeat-containing protein (encoded by transcript BESB_046620) — protein sequence MTGLGDREAVKAAGGDADLPRGGSLPKADEEAENERLSVLGTASSQNSLSPSAATPPASSRPTGEAAATELSKPSSTSSTPSEETRLHVPYTETRADPEAEHEPEGRGAEDTEGEASETEGSSEEEGDELSDEDDEGDLKQKGLSLFEKGDFEGAIDCWKRGLRAVNFVLSKDLDEPEKVKEFEQMRMSYRLNLSLGSLKAGHFGACVTYCDDVLDVDPFHLKALFRKAQALHSLGRLEDALAIVDSLLEAHPNNPAAVELQRKLKREVYAYRKKEREMAKAMLHRVDADPRSVARGSAPEANLENEGLFGRMKKAFGFFKSISADADAAARRQASSAVPGSSFASNPPPFPPSPFGAVPPGASAALAEEMRQFGGCGSDANPFASLYGDASPFVSGAPGDSAQFEQNMRDLQRLLELNQRLMESPQDAGFLQKLRLAWAFCSFAGRALFERGWSFCKRRCRETCSRRRPQAPQPLSTASPSPQMFSASPSLSQGASPFERRGGEEAASERIGLFGAKAWEKKDGGKSGVGRAAARRGGRFATTRRAPEEKHVPRFEEVDDDANPEGERAAGHEPRDPSASNGQGTPQE from the exons ATGACGGGGCTTGGTGACCGGGAGGCTGTCAAGGcagccggaggcgacgcagatcTTCCGCGTGGCGGCTCTTTGCCAaaggcagacgaggaagcggaaaacGAGAGGCTGAGTGTGTTGGGCACAGCGAGCTCTCAGaactcgctgtcgccttccgcggcgacgccgcctgcctcaTCGCGTCCCacaggcgaggccgctgcgaccGAGCTTTCGAAACCCAGCTCAACCTCAAGCACTCCTTCTGAAGAAACGCGGCTGCATGTCCCATACACGGAGACCCGTGCAGACCCTGAGGCCGAACACGAGCCGGAGGGACGCGGAGCGGAAGAcacagagggagaggcctcGGAGACCGAAGggagcagcgaggaggagggcgacgagctgAGCGACGAGGATGACGAGGGAGACCTGAAACAGAAAGGCCTCTCCCTATTCGAAAAAGGGGATTTCGAGGGTGCCATTGACTGCTGGAAACGAGGACTACGCGCAGTGAACTTCGTGCTCTCGAAAGACTTGGACGAACCCGAGAAAGTAAAGGAATTCGAGCAG ATGAGGATGTCTTATCGTCTGAATCTGTCGCTCGGCTCTCTGAAGGCTGGGCacttcggcgcctgcgtcaccTACTGCGACGACGTCTTGGACGTCGACCCGTTCCACCTCAAGGCTCTTTTCCGCAAGGCGCAA GCTTTGCATAGCTTGGGTCGGCTCGAGGACGCCCTGGCGATTGTCGACAGCTTGCTGGAGGCGCATCCGAACAATCCGGCGGCTGTGGAGCTTCAGCGCAAGCTGAAACGCGAAGTGTACGCCTACCggaagaaggagcgcgaaaTGGCGAAGGCGATGCTGCATCGCGTCGATGCCGATCCTCGCTCcgtggcgcgcggctctgctcCCGAGGCCAACTTGGAGAATGAAGGACTTTTCGGCCGCATGAAGAAGGCGTTTGGGTTCTTCAAGAGCAtttccgcggacgcggacgctgcggcgcggcgccaagCTTCCTCTGCTGTTCCGGGGAGCAGTTTCGCCTCGAACCCCCCGCCgtttccgccttcgcccttcgGCGCGGTTCCGCCAGGCGCTTCCGCTGCGTTGGCTGAGGAAATGCGACAGtttggcggctgcggcagcgacgcgaaccctttcgcgtctctctaTGGAGACGCGTCGCCCTTTGTGTCTGGCGCGCCCGGGGACAGTGCGCAGTTTGAGCAGAATATGCGAGACTTGCAGAGGCTCCTGGAGCTCAACCAGCGGCTGATGGAGAGTCCACAAGATGCCGGGTTTCTTCAGAAACTCCGGCTGGCCTGGGCCTTTTGCTCATTCGCGGGTCGCGCGCTCTTCGAACGCGGCTGGAGCTTCTGCAAACGCAGGTGCCGGGAGACATGCAGCCGAAGGCGGCCCCAGGCTCCACAGCCACTCTccacggcgtcgccgtctccacAGATGTTCTCCGCATCGCCGTCTCTTTCGCAGGGCGCGAGCCCGTTTGAGCGTCGTgggggcgaagaggcagcctCCGAAAGGATCGGCCTTTTTGGCGCCAAAGCCtgggagaagaaggacggAGGCAAAAGCGGCGTCGGGCGggcagccgccaggcgcggaggacgcttTGCGACGACTCGCAGGGCGCCTGAGGAGAAGCACGTCCCGCGTTTTGAGGAAGTAGACGACGACGCCAACCCGGAAGGGGAACGTGCGGCTGGGCACGAGCCGAGGGACCCAAGTGCGTCGAACGGCCAAGGCACACCCCAGGAGTGA